The Cydia pomonella isolate Wapato2018A chromosome 20, ilCydPomo1, whole genome shotgun sequence genome contains a region encoding:
- the LOC133528972 gene encoding TWiK family of potassium channels protein 9-like, whose product MDIDHIVLDKEAINRFEQYTLAKPSLNGGIPLDRCQDADSMVSNSKKRAQSSRQKVICCFCFKTTKYRRKQFLIGSLTNFVIFAVLLAYIFLGSFIFLAIEGGAEMPARPRILPDRQKLSHKENNDTEKKDSNEENNYSNLTVSANYFWEARSRAVENIWEITVSLNILYRENWTRLAAQEILKFQNELVQRVTTEMASQYGVSYREMALGEFGGSELANHYEEHEWNLALAFFYSLTVLTTIGYGNIAPRTILGKGVTVIYALIGIPLTLVYLSNVGSLLSKMARSVFSRALCCCLCSNCGYCCYDERRMAEKERRMKLKRQQEELNSQNTSKTPTEECYVLKADSQKDSSVSERPTTSTAKDDVISWPDTDSKLSMHGLSILAPVLLCLTAIFIYISIGAIVLFKLDHMGIVDGFYFCFMALSTIGFGNIFPGMNYTTIHGVRYYTINTTTLWFCSAYTLTGLALTAMCFGVIHDEIIYRIKHQQKQWSQKSNTVNDEVNINDPFYMSS is encoded by the exons ATGGATATAGATCATATAGTACTGGATAAAGAAGCAATCAACCGGTTTGAACAGTATACTTTAGCCAAGCCTTCACTAAATGGAGGTATCCCTTTGGACAGATGCCAAGATGCCGACTCGATGGTATCTAATAGCAAGAAGAGAGCACAAAGTTCCCGCCAAAAAGTTATTtgctgtttttgttttaaaaccaCTAAGTACAGAAGAAAACAATTCTTAATAGGATCACTTACaaattttgtgatatttgcaGTACTATtagcatacatatttttgggttcATTCATATTCTTAGCTATTGAGGGTGGGGCAGAAATGCCGGCCAGACCTCGAATATTGCCAGATAGACAAAAATTAAGTCACAAAGAAAATAATGATACGGAAAAGAAGGATTCTAACGAGGAAAATAATTATAGTAATTTGACGGTGTCTGCTAATTATTTTTGGGAAGCAAGAAGCAGAGCCGTTGAGAACATTTGGGAAATAACTGTGTctcttaatattttgtatagaGAGAATTGGACACGATTAGCAGCACAAGAGATTTTAAAGTTTCAAAACGAATTGGTGCAGCGGGTCACAACAGAAATGGCGTCTCAATATGGCGTCAGTTACAGAGAGATGGCGTTGGGGGAGTTTGGTGGTAGCGAGCTAGCTAATCATTATGAAGAACACGAATGGAATCTGGCATTGGCGTTTTTCTACTCTCTTACTGTATTAACGACCATTG gATACGGCAACATCGCTCCACGGACTATACTGGGCAAGGGCGTCACCGTAATATATGCGTTAATCGGCATACCCCTCACACTTGTTTACCTGTCCAATGTGGGATCATTGCTGTCAAAAATGGCCAGAAGCGTCTTCAGTAGAGCACTTTGCTGCTGTCTTTGCTCTAACTGCGGTTACTGCTGTTACGATGAAAGAAGAATGGCTGAAAAGGAAAGAAGAATGAAACTGAAAAGACAGCAAGAGGAACTCAACAGTCAAAACACGAGCAAAACTCCTACAGAAGAATGCTACGTCCTAAAAGCTGATAGTCAAAAGGATTCTTCTGTATCAGAAAGACCTACCACTAGTACAGCCAAAGATGATGTCATCAGTTGGCCTGACACTGATTCTAAACTGTCTATGCATGGTTTAAGTATTCTAGCACCAGTATTATTATGTCTAACGGCgattttcatttatatatctATTGGGGCTATAGTACTTTTCAAGTTAGACCATATGGGGATCGTTGACGgattttatttctgttttatgGCTTTGAGTACAATTGgttttggaaatatttttcCTGGTATGAACTATACCACAATCCATGGTGTTAGATACTATACAATAAACACTACTACGTTATGGTTCTGCTCGGCTTATACTTTAACCGGTCTTGCTTTGACTGCAATGTGTTTCGGTGTTATACATGATGAAATTATATACAGGATAAAGCATCAGCAAAAACAGTGGTCTCAGAAAAGCAATACAGTTAATGATGAAGTTAATATAAATGATCCGTTTTACATGAGCTCCTGA